A stretch of the Glandiceps talaboti chromosome 23, keGlaTala1.1, whole genome shotgun sequence genome encodes the following:
- the LOC144452622 gene encoding uncharacterized protein LOC144452622, with product MSHTRHIFTKHTRDQSTMETSPKLKGMSVISNNQVYAKHDQIFPIPRSQQKYAKSRSVIFVICWFLMTTLLSISVASLLCYVQLHDYQEQISLHVAKLQALEYELEMAKLARQSDILAETEDDIIPVDGAEPETIPFSGDFPDRIRRRVDRNTTAVTGYSRAAPDDEEECPPGPRGPPGRDGFPGRDGRDGMPGLPGTPGTPGASGPIGPRGDRGMKGDIGHHGDTGEKGNIGKPGPEGGKGVRGSCGCDYSPHQWSQQRPVDVYGSSSSSSSSSSSSSSSSSGRSASNSTSGSSNQPLTTGSVYIRWGRMSCPDTGAEMVYEGVAAGSYFSHLGGSSSYECLPTDPDWGEYNDAWNSKSYIYGAEYEVSSFDPFSHENAASLHNHDVPCALCRVPTRGVKLMIPAKKECPEKWTKEYNGYLVASTYNNNAQYKFECMDEAPEVRPGTHPNSEGALFYVVEGNCGSLPCAPYVSGRELTCVVCTI from the exons ATGTCACACACCCGCCACATCTTCACCAAGCACACCAGAGACCAGTCGACGATGGAGACGTCTCCTAAGCTTAAGGGAATGTCTGTCATATCCAACAACCAGGTTTACGCCAAACATGACCAGATCTTTCCGATTCCACGAAGCCaacaaaaatatgcaaagaGTCGTTCAGTGATATTTGTCATATGTTGGTTCCTTATGACTACATTGTTATCTATCAGTGTGGCTTCTCTACTTTGCTACGTTCAACTTCACGATTACCAGGAGCAAATATCGTTGCACGTGGCTAAACTACAAGCTCTGGAATATGAACTGGAAATGGCAAAG TTGGCACGACAGTCAGATATTCTGGCGGAAACTGAAGATGATATTATTCCTGTTGACGGCGCAGAGCCGGAAACTATCCCCTTCTCTGGTGACTTCCCGGACAGAATCAGACGTCGTGTTGACAGGAATACAACAGCGGTAACTGGATACTCAAGGGCTGCAC ctgatgatgaagaagaatgTCCTCCAGGACCACGTGGTCCACCTGGTCGAGACGGCTTTCCTGGTCGTGATGGTAGGGATGGTATGCCTGGTTTACCTGGAACGCCAGGAACACCAGGAGCATCAGGTCCCATTGGCCCACGA GGTGATCGTGGAATGAAAGGAGACATTGGACACCATGGTGACACTGGCGAGAAAGGTAATATTGGTAAACCTGGACCAGAGGGGGGCAAAGGAGTGAGGGGAAGTTGTGGGTGTGACTATTCCCCTCACCAGTGGTCACAACAAAGACCAGTTGACGTCTATG gtagtagcagcagtagtagtagtagtagtagtagtagcagcagcagcagcagtggCAGGTCAGCAAGCAACTCAACATCTGGGTCTTCCAATCAACCACTAACAACTGGCAGTGTGTATATCCGCTGGGGGCGCATGTCATGTCCAGACACTGGCGCTGAGATGGTGTATGAAG GTGTGGCTGCTGGGTCGTATTTCAGTCACCTAGGGGGTTCATCCAGTTATGAATGTTTACCAACTGACCCTGACTGGGGTGAATACAATGATGCATGGAATTCAAAGTCCTACATCTACGGCGCAGAGTATGAAGTCAGTTCGTTCGATCCGTTCTCGCACGAAAATGCCGCTTCCCTACACAACCACGACGTTCCTTGTGCTTTGTGCAGAGTTCCAACACGAGGTGTCAAGTTGATGATTCCCGCCAAAAAGGAGTGTCCTGAGAAGTGGACGAAAGAATACAATGGTTATTTAGTAGCTAGTACGTATAACAACAACGCCCAGTATAAATTTGAGTGCATGGATGAGGCTCCTGAAGTCCGACCAGGAACGCATCCTAATAGTGAGGGTGCTTTGTTTTATGTCGTGGAAGGCAACTGTGGTTCTCTGCCGTGTGCACCCTACGTCAGCGGAAGGGAATTGACATGTGTCGTCTGCACCATATAA
- the LOC144452978 gene encoding uncharacterized protein LOC144452978: protein MDLTKSSVFDGKSLASKDNTFYSFQKPRDRCTQQSRPFLFMTGLLLLTILTSVIVASVLCYVQLHEYQEQIAIYAAKLEVLENELTTLKDEHTDGISDNYPPHDIIRWETLSEKIMSKSKRDVEDSETTVSPVGPRGPPGSHGRDGPPGRDGRDGIPGLPGTPGASGASGPIGPRGDRGMKGDVGQLGIPGEKGNIGKPGPLGVKGVKGSCGCDYHPSSWLQHGASIMNDVSESSSGSSSNSTSSSSNQPITTGSVYIRWGRTSCPDSGAKLVYEGLAAGSHVTNLGGSSSYECLPTDPDWGKYNDAWNSKSYIYGAEYQVSSFDPFSHDNAAVLQNHDVPCALCRVPTRGVKLMIPAKKECPEKWTKEYNGYLMASPHTQNAQYKFECMDEAPEVRPGTQTSKSGALFYVVEGYCGSLPCAPYVSGRELTCVVCTI, encoded by the exons ATGGATTTAACCAAATCTTCCGTTTTTGACGGAAAGTCCTTGGCAAGCAAGGACAATACTTTCTACTCTTTCCAAAAACCGCGGGATAGATGTACCCAACAGAGTCGTCCGTTTCTGTTTATGACTGGCTTGCTTCTTCTGACGATTTTAACATCGGTTATTGTAGCCTCCGTACTTTGCTATGTCCAACTCCATGAATACCAGGAGCAGATAGCTATTTACGCGGCCAAACTAGAAGTTCTGGAAAATGAACTCACCACCTTAAag GATGAACACACAGACGGCATTAGTGATAACTATCCACCACATGACATCATTCGATGGGAAACCTTGTCAGAGAAGATTATGTCCAAAAGTAAACGTGATGTAGAAGACAGCGAAACAACAGTCTCACCTG TAGGACCACGTGGACCTCCAGGATCACACGGTAGAGACGGTCCTCCAGGTCGAGATGGAAGAGATGGTATTCCAGGGTTGCCTGGTACCCCTGGAGCATCTGGGGCATCGGGTCCTATAGGTCCCAGG GGAGACCGTGGTATGAAAGGAGACGTTGGTCAACTTGGTATCCCTGGTGAAAAGGGAAATATTGGTAAACCTGGTCCTTTAGGAGTCAAAGGAGTAAAGGGAAGTTGTGGATGTGATTATCACCCGTCGTCATGGTTACAACATGGTGCCTCCATTATGAACG ATGTTAGCGAGAGTAGCAGCGGTAGCTCAAGTAATTCAACTTCTTCGTCATCAAATCAACCAATCACGACTGGTAGCGTGTATATCCGTTGGGGGCGCACATCTTGCCCAGACTCTGGGGCAAAACTTGTGTATGAAG GTTTGGCTGCTGGGTCGCATGTCACTAACCTAGGGGGTTCCTCCAGTTATGAATGTTTACCAACTGACCCTGACTGGGGTAAATACAATGATGCATGGAATTCAAAATCCTACATCTATGGAGCTGAGTATCAAGTGAGCTCCTTTGACCCTTTTTCACATGACAACGCTGCTGTGCTTCAAAACCATGATGTACCATGTGCTTTGTGCAGAGTTCCCACTCGAGGTGTCAAACTGATGATTCCCGCCAAAAAGGAGTGCCCCGAAAAGTGGACGAAAGAATACAATGGTTATTTAATGGCTAGTCCACATACCCAAAATGCTCAGTATAAATTTGAGTGTATGGATGAAGCCCCAGAAGTCCGACCAGGAACACAAACCAGCAAAAGCGGTGCGCTGTTTTATGTTGTGGAAGGGTATTGTGGTTCGCTGCCATGTGCACCTTACGTCAGTGGCAGAGAATTAACGTGTGTGGTCTGTACCATATAG